TTCGGTTGGTACAAGGTACCCTCCTCGTGCGTTTGTTGCGCTGGTAAGTTCCTCGCTGGCTTTCGTGTGAATGCCGTTGACTGCCCTTGCCATGTCCGCAAACGCTGTTTTTTGCTCCTCGGTTAGCCCGGTGCGGTCCACGCCGAATGCTGCACGCTCCGCTGCAAGCTTCTCTACAGTTTGCTTGGCTGCCTCTACGGCTTCCTTGCTAACCATGCCTTTCACTTCCTCTTGGAAGTTCTCGAGCTGCGTTGAAACGATGCCCTC
This genomic window from Candidatus Woesearchaeota archaeon contains:
- a CDS encoding phage major capsid protein, translated to MDEKALKAIAEQTEGIVSTQLENFQEEVKGMVSKEAVEAAKQTVEKLAAERAAFGVDRTGLTEEQKTAFADMARAVNGIHTKASEELTSATNARGGYLVPTEVADAILRIAASTGIIAKQAKHWPMGSEQLDIPNYTGAVLEGAFL